GCACACAGGCGCACAAACCGTGCACCATCACACAAAAAAGATGCCATCACTTTTATGAAATAGTCATCACTCAGGCAGCACGAAAGAGGACCATATCTAATCTTCAGCCCAGCAAGTACCAGGCTCCCTCCCCTGCTGAAGTGAGGCTACCAGCAAGCTCTCCCCAGGACAGCACATCCATGACTGTCTAAGTCACACAGCTAGTTCAACCCTAGCCCCACCACCTGCAACAATAGAAACCTTACTTGGGAAACTCCATGAGCAATCTAACACAAGAGTAAAGAACATTCTACTCCAAATGACCAGGCTGTCACACAAAGTGCTCGGCATGTGTCTACTGAGAGTGAATAAAAGGCCAACTGTGCAGGTAAATCAGGGTCCTCAGAGGTGACGTCTGTTCTTCCCGAAGAGCCCAGGACAAGGGAGCTTGGCTTTCGAGGTCAGGAGAGACTGGGTGTATTGGGGTGAAATGGCCACACTCTTGAGGCTTTCTGAGACAGTTATGCTATATAGGGCCTGGGGTTCACCTCCAGGATTCTCTCCACCCATGAGTCCTCAACGGGCATATAACAGCATGATCCTCCTTTGTGGCTTCAGGGGTGGCTGGCAGCATCGCCCAGCCACCTCAGTGACATCACCTAACTGCATTGTTTCCCGAAACAAATTAACAGTGTGAAAATAGAGCAAGTCAGCCACCCTGAGTACTGATAACCCCTTAGCCAGAACCTTCTCCCAGATGCTTCCTCCTCAATGTCAGCGGTCAGCCTGGAGTCCTTCTCTTTAGTCATTCCCAAGATGCCGGACGGAAGTGCCAAGTGCAGTGCTAGCCCAGGCAAACcggaagaggcaggaagggacTTGCTCCCAACTCTGAGGTAGCAGAAGTTAAGTCTTTTAGCCTAGCCCTGCTCCTTAGCAGCCCTCATCCAGCAAGAGCAAAAGCTCATGAGGTCTAGGCTGCAGGTTCAAAGCAAGAACCTTGACACAGCTGGGTAAAGTCAGGAAACCACAGGGCCAGTCCTGACGTGAAGGTCTCATGTGACTCAAACTGCTTACAGAGTCGGATGTTATCACATATATCACATGGCTCAGAGTGGGCCCGGGGACTCTGTGctacagaaggagagagggagtcATTTCCATAAGTGGTATAGCCACTGGGAAGGTTACCATGTTTTGGTAAATAACCCACCATCCAAGCTCATTCAGTCAACCCTAATAAAACCTAGTGCGCTGTGCCAAAAACAAGACGTGAAAGCAGGAGGGGGACTCTGTTGGGAAAAGACCTCAGTGGGGGAGGGGTAAGAGAATGGGAGTAAACATGATCAGAACACACTGCAAACATGTATGAGCTGTCAAGACACCAACAAATTAAAAAGTGTAGATATTCTTAGCTTTCCTTTCACTCAAAATGTTACCAGCATCCCTAAAAGGCATGGTACCCCTGGGAGCTAGACACACTCCAGACACCAGCCAGGGCCCTACCAGAAACGGCCTGATGGCTCTGAGGACCCAGGCTGACCTGGGTCACCTCCCTTCAACCTGGCATGATGCCTGGTCCTCCATACTCTGCAGGTATTGGCTGTGCTCTGGGCCAGTCCACACAGCAGGTCTGAACTACAGTCACTCAGAGGGAGGACTGGCTGCCTTCAACTCCTGGTGGCAGCAGGGTTTTCAgtaactctccagcccctctttgaCTTAAGGAGAGAAGAGCTTTTGGCTAATagctgtctccatctcccaggtCTCTCTGGGACACTCCCTGCTTTTGTTACCTGTTGTTCTCTTGGAGCCTCTCTCCTTCTGCCCAGCCCCTTACTGCAGGCCCTGTTGTTTCCTACTTGTTCTGGAAACTGCTGGGCAGGCACAGCTATTCAGCTTCTGCTCCATAAAGGAACAGGGCTGGGCACCCAAGTGCAGGCTTTTCCCAGAGCCAAATCCATGTGCCTGGGTAGGTCTGGAAGGATGATTGCGGAAGAGGACCTGCCAAATCCCAGTCTCTATGTCATTTCATCGCTTCTCTGAGGCTTTGGTAATTAACATCTTGCACATGTGAACAAAACCTCTAAGTTTTCTGCTCTTTACTAAATAAATATTCTCTTGACAGAAATCAGCCTAGAGCTCATTGCTGTTCAAGCAGAAGGGAACAGGCATCAGGGGAAAGGGAGGCATTTCCCTTCAGCAAGAGGGCAGGACACAGCAGGCAATCTGCAAACGTCTAGGATGGTCCCTCTGCTCTCCAGGCAGGGCAGGCTCCTGCCTTCTCCCAACACAGCCAGTCGGGCAGCTGGGCCACaggctcttttcctttctgaggcTGGTCACAGAATGAGCTGGGTTCCTGACTGCTCAAACTCCTCATCGGCCCATGATGATGTTgggctcctcttcctcctcctctgttccAGATGCTTCCTCGGAGCTGCTGGCATGCTGTTCCTGGCACTGACTGGGTTCTGTAAGCACAAAACATTCAAATCATAAGCAGACAGATCGGACAGAGAGCTGAGGGGATTCTAAATGAGGAAGAGGTATAGACACttgacctataatcccagcactttcaaAATGGAGGCAGGATGATAAAAAGCTCAGGGTTacccttagctacatagtgagtttgaggccagcctgggcagtaagccctgtctcaaaaagagggtGGAGACCTGAGGGCATACTTCTTTCTGGGCAGAAGCAGACAGGAGCCAAGGGTGGCCTTTGTGCCCACCAGTGCCCACGCTACTATTTGGAACACCTGCCACAAAAGCAAAATGTACTGGTCTCAGGTCACCTCAGCCTGACCCAAAAGACCTGGCTGTGCACCTCAGAACCCAACACCCACACACCAGGCCTGATGAGTGCATGGTCCCCACCATCTACAGCACACCTACACTGGGCACCATGAAAGATACCAGGCCTTTCACAGCTCCCACTGGGCTGCCAACCTCCTCTGCCTAAGCCTCAAGTTCTCACTGCAGATGGCAAGACCATCTTCTAAACCATGTGCCAACAAAAGCCCATGAAGCAAAGGGCTGTGCCCACACACCAATGCTGGCCTCCCAGCTTTCCTCAAACATGGCCTAGGGACCTGCTTCTGATACCCTATGGGCAACTCTTCAGCTTCTAAATATTCTAACCCTGCTGCTAGCACTACGGCACAGCTACGCGGGCCCAGAGAACAGCACAGACAACTTGTCCCCAGTCCCTCCTTTGTCCTGGGACCATGGGTGTGGGTGGGAGCTGGCTGGAAAGAGGTTGGGGAAAGCCTCAGCACAGGGGCCCCAGCTGACTCACTAGGGACTTTTTAGGGCATTGAAACTACTTTGTATAATTTATTGGTGTATTCATGATACTatgcattagaaaaaaaaaaaaacaaaacaaaaccatgtaaCGTGGCTGGAGATACGGCATAGTtcagagcactggatgctcttgcagagaaccgaGGCTGGTTTCCCAGCATCCaaatggtggtttacaaccatgtgtaactccagttccagagattttttttcagtttgccaCTGACCGCAACTGAGAATGACAaggttttggcttttgttttttctcagaTGGATcagacaggaaacaaataaaacaaaatgaaacaaaccctaacccaaaccagAGCAAAACAACCCCCGCCCCCAGTACTAAGGAATTGCAAGGTCATGGGAAACTGCCTATGATTCAAAGCTGTGGGTGTATAATTATCGTGGTGCTAACATGAACAGGGCACATGTATGAAAAACTGAAAGCAAAGAAAGAGCAGTGGCATGTTAGCTACTATTTTCAGTAGGGGTTACGGGTCACTATCACTCCACTCCACTTTAAAGATTCCCACGCCAGGATACAGTGGCTTCACAATCACAGGACACGAAGAACAATCCACTACATTTACACCTGTGGCTCAGAATGTTGGTCCAAAGCACACACTAGGTGCCATCCAGACAGAGTGCCTCTAGAGCACCTCTAACTCAAAGGGAATTCTGTGCCCTTCTGATTACGGGACATCTGGCAATGCCAAGAGATATTTTAATGTAATGACCAAGAGGAGATGCCTGCTTCTGATGTGCTAGCCAGCAGCTGAGTCCTCCAGACAAGAGGAACCCAGCGCAGGGTGCAGCCAGCACTGAGGCTGGCAGAGAGCTCTAGCTGTGCCCAGTACAGAGCCTCAAGGTCACCCCAGGTTCCCTTGGAAGGCAGCTATGTTAAGGAAGCAAAACAGTGGTTCAGACACATCACTGGTGAGCTCAGGGACTCCGAAGGATACAAACTGGCTATCACTCACACTCAAGTCCCACGCTGCAGGATGCTGAGTCACTACCCAGCATTGAACACCGCCTTAGGCTGGTGCCCTTCTGTGCCCCCAACCTCCTCTTTAAGAAGAACCAAAAAATTTCAGCAGGGGTCCCACAGTGTGCTGGGGCCACCTTGTGGCCCACCTGGGCAGCACTCCAAAATGGAAAATAGTCAGAAAAGGTGAGGAAAAAGGCATGCGGCACTGCCGACAAGCAGCAGACTGACTTCTGCTCCTAACCGAAAGCGCACACAACCAAGTATTTTGATATGCGCAGGTGGTCCACGCACTGTCCCAATGACAGTGTTTGTTCAGTGTGCTTCTCAGGATAACTTTAAGCTCTGACCCTCCTGCAGtcccctcctgagtgctgagactggATGCCCATATCCAAGCCTAgtttttatgcagtgctggggatggaagccaggctccttgcatgttaggcaagcactctagcaaCTGACCTACACCCCTAGCTCAagcacatttctctttttttgagacaaggttgccCCCAACCCAagagagggtttttctgtgtagccctggctgtcctgggactcaatctgtagaccaggctgttctggaactcacagatatccacctgcctctgcctccagagtgctgggattaaatgcatgcatcACCACCTCCCAGGGAGACAAGGACTTTCTATGTAGCTTTAGCTAGCCAGAGATTTGCTTGCTCACTCTCCAGcctaagtgctggagttaaagacatgTGACATAATGTCCAGCCCAAgttttatttatcctttttttttgatGCTAGGTCTCACTATATACCTCTGTCTGgtctgaaacttactatgtagaccaggctggacttgaacttacagaggtgggcctgcctttgcctcctgagtgctgagattaatgtGTGTGCAACCATGTCTGGCCCAAGTACTTTCTTAATACTGTTCCACTGTCATCATAACCATGTTGAGGACCAATCATCTTCCCAAACTGCAATGAAGTGATAAATACTTTCCACCATGTGTCCTACATCTGTGCAATCATTACTGTGTCTATAAATCTGGTGCTCTGAGAACCGCACAGGTGGAACACACAAATGGAGCTATTCTCTCACTTTGGTCTATGCCGCTCACAGGGTCTTAatgtagtccatgctggccttggGGTACACCCAGCTTTAAACCTGTTTCAAGCAGCCTTGGTGCtgtgcagaggcagaaagagaagtaAGGCAGAAGgcaagaaccaactcctgaaagctaTGCCCTAACCTCCACATGTGGCTTGTGAGTACATACACATAtcagaataaataaaagcaaaatagcCCTGTGTTACACAATTCAAGGCCCACTGTGTTCAGAGAAAGACCCTCACTAGCACATAGCAACAACAAGGAACCTTTTATCTTCCCAGCATTTCACAGTTCTGCTGAATTGAAGGACGTTAGTATCCATGCTGTCCTGACTATGCAGTTTTAACACTGAGGTGGGCCCTTATCTTTGCTGCTGAACTCAAAACAACCAACCTGGATTGATCACTGGGTGGCACTCTTCAGTCATTCCTGGAGAGCACAGCAAATAAGTCACTTGGAGGCAGAACCACAGCTCACAGGAGGGCCAGAACCTGTTTGCTGCACACAGCCAAGTTAATGACCCACTAAAAACAGGAACAAGAGCACGGCCTTGAGAGATGCCGTTCAAAAAGCCCAGGATACACTAGGAAATAAGTTGGCATCAGAAGAGCCAGAGAGCTCACCTGGTATAAGGCAATCAACAAAAGTCAAGGCCCAGACAGACTAGGCACTGGAGCTAAGCTGCTTTTGTCATCCTGACACAGGTCAGGGCCATccgggaagagggaacttcaactgagaaaatgcctccgttaGATTGGCTTGCAGGCAggtctgtgggcattttctttgTTAATGACTGATGAGCACTGTCACTCTGGGCAGGAAGTCCTGGGTGTGTaagaaagaagctgagcaagctaCGGAGAAGCCAGTAGGaagcactcctctgtggcctctgcactggttccctgcttgagttccagCTCTGACTTCCCTTCTTGCTGGAGTACAGCTCTGAGCTGGAGTACAACTGTAAGCTGACACACAACTGGAGTAcagctgtgagctgaaataaacccaagctgcttttggtcatggtgttttatcacactaGAGCAAACTAAGACAGCACCCGGTTTAAATTTTCCAGAATGTACGAGTGGCCTAGTCTTGAAATGAACGGGAAGGTGGTGAGGCACGGTGGCgctggcacactcctttaatcctagcactcaggtgatctgtgagctcaaagccaccttgtatataatgagttccaggaaaactggggctacatagagatcctgtcttaaaaacaaaactgaaacaaagaaacGAAACCGAATGTGAAAGCAGCCTGTGCGCAGGAGTCCccagagcagcaaatgctctgcGAAACGGCAGAGAACTAGAAACACAAGCTGGACATACAGTGCACGTCTGTAATCACacaacttgggaggtagaggcaggagggtcaagagtgcaaggccagcctgggctacatgagactcgacaccaaacacaaaaacacaacaaatgatgaaacaaaaccaaaacgaAACTGATAGGCCTGGTAGGAAGGCTCAATAGTGAGGGCTCTGGCCGTCAAGCCTTGATCAAGtctgatccctggaactcacacagtagaaggaaagaaccagtgcttgcactcaggaggtggagcctGCAGGAGCAGTTCAGAAGTAGCCTTGGCTACAGTGAGGCTGAGCCAGGCTAGCTACATGGAGTCTGTCTCAGAAACTCAAAAACAAGAGGATTAGGAGAGGGATCTGTCAGCAAAAGCACTTGCCTTGATAGCATAAGGACCTGTGCTTGGCTCCTCAGCACCAATGGGAAAAGCGGGCATGGCAGCACGTACTTGCAATCACAGCTCTATGGAGAAGGAGACAAGAGGCTCTGTGGGCTTGCTaactagccagcctagccaagtcagtgagagactgtcACAAAAcctaaggtggagagcaacttaAAGAGGAACCTGACATTGTCCTGTCATCCATGGGCATATGCGCACATGCCCAGACACGTGTGTTTATGCGCAGCGTACATAACAAACGGTTTCTGCTCCAAAGGCTGGGATAacccttcaatccttcctcctagAAAAAGGAAAGTAGCAAGGCGGAGAACAAGTGGAAGACCCTGGACGCACCTGAGGAGCCTGAGGAGCACAGACAGTGCGAGCACCGGGACGTGGGGCAACGCTGCTGGCCAGGCACCCATCCAGCCCCCACCAGCCTGCTGTGTGGCAGCAGCTCTGCTCTCTGCTTAAGCCAGTctggcttttcttcttttcctttctttctttttttcgagacagggtctgtctacacagccctggctatcctgaatttaatctgtagaccaggctggccttaaactcacagatccacctgacTATGCTtcacgagtgctgggattaaaggtgtatgccatcatgcctggttcaTTCAGGTGGCTTTCTGACATATGCAGTTAATGAGTCTCCACAGCAACAGGTTACTGTCACCTCAGTGACAGTTACTGGCAGGCAGTGAGAGGACTATGGACATAGCTCACCTTCCTTCTGCTGCTTCTGTTCAAGTTTCATCTTCTTTGCCAGTAACTTCTTCTCCTTTAGCTTCTGGCTATACATGGAAGACGTACAGAATGTTCAACTCAGTGGTACATCTATTTATGCCATCTTCATAATGACACGTTACAGTAACGGGGGCTAATGGGGGCCGGAGAGATGCCCCACAGTCAGAAGAccctcagttcccagcattcatatCCACATGCACAAAcccatacagacatacatgcacttcaaaataccagcactcagggaggcagaggcaggggaattgctgtgagttcgaggctagactggtctacaaagcaagtcctggacagccaaggccaaggcctgtctcaaaaagccaaagcaaacaaaaaacccaaaacaacaacaaaaaccttttagAAAAGTGATTCTGCTAACCTATCATTAGCAACTGTTTTCACTGAAGTCAGTCAAGATCAAACTCTGAAAAGTaggccaagtgtggtggtttATATCTACATTCCCACATTTGGTGGGGATAAGGCAGaaaaatcaagagttcaaggccagttcgggatacatagtgaaactctttctcaaaaaaataaacaagcggCTAAAGAACTGGCCCAGCAGCCGAGTGTTTGCTGATTAAtcatgaagaccagagttcagatcccagaacccatgcaacATATCAGGAATCCTGCAAACACCAGTAACTGcagctccaaggaatccaatgccctcttttagCTTCTGTGTGTACAGAAgtgcacaagtacacacacactgacactcaCACCATcctcttggggggaaaaaaatcacacaggAAGTTTCATTAAAAGAATTTCATAAATCCAATGTTCAAATGCAGAAAAATTGAGGCAGGGAGGATCAAGTgttaaaggccagcctaagcttcacagcaagactgtctcaaaaggcaaacaaaaacagcagagtGAGGGGAGACACAGAAACCCACATGGTCACCAAAGTTCCGGCTGCTACCTTTCGGAGCTCTGTAACAGGCTGAAGGAATACAAGGGCTAAGTGGCTTCCGGGGTATTACAAGAAAACACTCCTCAGAGTGCTGCTCATCTTGGGGCTTGCCTACCCATAGCCACTGCGGGTTAAAACCTTTTGTTATCTGTTTAGAGTTTcatttctaaagatttattttacttttaaattatgtgtctgaatgtgggtatgtgcacataatgcagtgtccatggagaccagaagaaccCTCTTCTGATACCCTCAGAGCCTCTGCAGCTAGAGTGACAGGTGGTTATTGAGCTGCCCATGATCATGGGTGTGGGCACTGAACCccaggcctctggaagagcagcaggagcTATTTGCCACTGAGCCTTTTATTTACACATCTGTTGTGTGGGGTGGTATGTATGATGTGTATGTGAGACTGGCACTTGTGTGGAAGTCGAAAGAcacctttattttaattttttgtttgtttgtttttgagatagggtttctctgtgtagccctggctgtcctggactgaactctgtagaccaggctgtccttgaactcagatctacaCCCAACTTGaggatgatttttaaaaaccaccatgcaggtgctggggactgaacttcaGAGCTACCCGCTAAGCCATGTCACCAAGTCTTTTGCTTTGCAGttgtttttttgtgacagggtcttgtCACTTGCCTCAGGCTGGTCTTGGGCTCCTGGTCAAACAACTCAGCTGCCTTGGCCTAGCAGCTGGGACCACAGGTTCTCACCCTGGTAGCGGCTGTCGTAAACTTCGGCCTACAAGGACTTGGTCGACTATCCATTTCCTCATCTCCAGCCTGCACATTATCCACTATCCATTTCCTCATTTCCAGCCTGCAGGCCCCAATGACCACCAGGGTAAAGCTCTTACCGCTTTTTCCGGCGCTTTGCAGTCTGTTCCTCTGCagcaattttattcttttctagtCTCTTCTGAAACTCAGCATCCAGTTTTTGCTGAAAAAACAAACCACTGCCCCATCACTCAGACATACCCTGGGCTGGACAGGTTGTTAAGTATAAGAGTTCAAATTCCACAGGCACACCACTAGGGGTATCATAGATACCACCCTGGTCCCCAGAGCCACTTTAACCTTAAAAGATTGCCCCAGACGGGACAGGTAATCAATACATAGCCCTCGAATAGCAAAATCACACTGTTCACAGAGACATCACTTATGCAAGACAAAGCCTGCAAGAAAAAATAGGGAGGGACCTAGTGTGTCTGCATTCAATAAATGGCTTAGAGGGGAGAAAAGCAAGAGAAAGTACAGGGGGTTGGAGAacaggagaagggaaagaggagggagatgaGAATGATTTGAGACTCTGAGTGCAGGGAAGCTCTGGCGGCCTGTGCCTGAgccattaggcagagctcagcaGAAGGAAGGGCTAAAGGACTGCAGTCCAGGAGCAAGGCCTGATGCCTGAGTAAGTGACTAAAGGGTTCATTCTAGAGCAGGGCAGTAAGGATGTGGAGGGGCTCAGTGGGCAAGGCACCTCCCTGTGTGCATAGCGCTGTCCTCCAAGCCAGACAGCTGCCGTCCTTGAGTTCTTGTGCCAGCTTGTAAAAGATCACCACGGCTGGGCCTGATGACATTCACTCACAGAAAAGGGGACAGGAGGACCACAGGACTCTTATCTGAGTATCAAGCCACCCACACAACCACCTGTATACAATTCTGCCATAACTGTACATAGCCTCGAGGTCTTGGGGAGCACATAGACTGGGAAAGATAGGAAAGAAACTGCTGTTACAGGGAAGCCATCTTTCATACTGAATGAAGACTTCCCAGTGGAGTGCTTTTGAATCATCCATTGTTAGGACCAAAGCAGGAATGTGGAGGTTACAcacaggttcacaaatcacaccacgagatcggttccacatgggaggtttattaggggaagggggttgcagagagagagagagagagagagagagagagagaaaggaagagaggaagagtaaggagagcggaagaggaagagagaggagagaagggagggctccagttctcttatagggtgacccagggcatgcacaggtagttccaggtggtcaacaggtggtctgggtgtcttcacaaatgcctgataactggtctatcaggtcccttggggctgcctgtagaagtgcctgcttactgatcccaacacccATGCTCCTATCAGTAACCTCTCACCATGTTCTGTAAGCCCCAGAAACTCACTGATTCCCCAGGGAGAACTCTGGGTTGTCAGTGGGACCTTGGAGGGAGGGGCTAGATCTTTCCTAGTCCCCCCTAACCCTACAACTACTGAATCACCATGCAAGTGCGAGGACCCATAAAATCCATGGAAGAGGCAGTCTGTAATCCTGGGGACACCACACCTggtccttcttcttttttttttttttttttgagacatggtttctctgtgtagtcttggctatcctggcctcgatttagaccaggctggcctcaaatttacagtgatccgcctgcctctggctcccaagtgctgatattaaagcTTGTGTCACCATGGCcagtctctttttattttttttaagacagagtttctgtatgtggccctggttgtcctagaactaactccgagctggccttgaactcatagagatccacctgcctctgcctgcctcgcAAAAgagctggattaaaggtgtgcaccaacaccTGGCTGCACCTGACACTCTTAATGGTTCTTAAAGCACAATTTCTAAAGcaattcttaaatatttttagattttatttattattcagaTAGTATTCTGCTTACATACACACCCTCACACCAGGAaagggcaccagatatcactatagacggttgtgagccaccatgtggttgctgggaattgaactcaggacctttggaagaacagccagtgctcttaacctctgagccatctctccagtcccttctaAAGCAATTCTTAAACTCTTattaaaatcatcatcatcatctattgaagttggggatttagctcagtggtagagtgcttgtctagcaagcacaaggccctaggttcagtcctcagctctggaaaaaaaaaaaaaaaaaaaaaaaaaaaaaaaaaaaaaaagaataaataataaactatttgtcacccaaaacaaagaaattaagcaCCAAGAAACTCAAGTCCTCTGAGTAGACAGTGAACACACACTATTTCCACCAACCAGTGAACTTCACGAGGCGCTCAGCCCAACAGAGGGCTCAGAAGGGAATCCCATATGGCGTGGAGCCCTCACGCGCTGTCCCATTACATGGCAAATGGCCTACAGAGAGGGAGGGACACTGTGGTGCCCTTCCACACACATCATTGTTCTAGAGTGAACAGACTGTAGTGTCAAGTCTGGCTCAAGGTCACTGGGTTCCATGGCTCACTGACCTTCTCAGCCATGGCATCCATGTAGTCTTGCCGCTGGTACTCTCTCCGCCGTAGATGTCTATACACATGGAACTCTCCACTGCCAGCCCCGGCACTGGAACCTACAGCCAGAACAGTTCAAAGTTCTAGATGAAATTCAGTTACTAGGTCTAGGGATAGAACACACTAGCCGA
Above is a window of Meriones unguiculatus strain TT.TT164.6M chromosome 15, Bangor_MerUng_6.1, whole genome shotgun sequence DNA encoding:
- the Prkrip1 gene encoding PRKR-interacting protein 1 isoform X1, with translation MASPAATSVRPPRPKKEPQTLVIPKNAAEEQKLKLERLMKNPDKAVPIPEKMNEWAPRPPPEFVRDVMGSSAGAGSGEFHVYRHLRRREYQRQDYMDAMAEKQKLDAEFQKRLEKNKIAAEEQTAKRRKKRTQSVPGTACQQLRGSIWNRGGGRGAQHHHGPMRSLSSQEPSSFCDQPQKGKEPVAQLPDWLCWEKAGACPAWRAEGPS
- the Prkrip1 gene encoding PRKR-interacting protein 1 isoform X2, producing MASPAATSVRPPRPKKEPQTLVIPKNAAEEQKLKLERLMKNPDKAVPIPEKMNEWAPRPPPEFVRDVMGSSAGAGSGEFHVYRHLRRREYQRQDYMDAMAEKQKLDAEFQKRLEKNKIAAEEQTAKRRKKRQKLKEKKLLAKKMKLEQKQQKEEPSQCQEQHASSSEEASGTEEEEEEPNIIMGR